One window of Rasiella rasia genomic DNA carries:
- a CDS encoding TIGR01777 family oxidoreductase produces the protein MKSLIIAGGSGFLGTVLMNYFESKVANIYVLSRTKKPARKNVTYLKWDAKNIGNWAQVFEGADVLINLTGKSVDCRYNDTNKKCILSSRVNATKLLGEVIEACKHPPKIWLNSSTATIYRHSLDKEMDEIKGEIGSGFSVNVAKAWEKQFFSFKLSNTRQVALRTSIVLGNQGGAFVPIKRLTKIGLGGKQGPGNQKVSWIHALDFARSIEFIIENDRIQGVINVVAPKPTTNTMLMLKLRKKLKVPFGIPMSKALLTFGAKIINTETELILKSRNVIPKKLQVEGFTFQFPKLDNALDNLLT, from the coding sequence ATGAAAAGTCTAATAATAGCTGGTGGTAGCGGATTTCTAGGAACCGTTTTAATGAACTACTTTGAAAGCAAAGTTGCAAATATTTATGTGCTGTCAAGAACCAAAAAACCAGCACGAAAAAACGTCACATATCTGAAGTGGGACGCTAAAAATATAGGGAACTGGGCTCAAGTGTTTGAAGGTGCCGATGTGCTTATTAATCTTACGGGAAAATCGGTAGACTGTCGCTATAACGACACAAACAAGAAGTGCATTCTTAGTTCAAGGGTAAATGCTACTAAACTACTAGGCGAAGTAATTGAAGCGTGTAAGCATCCTCCAAAAATCTGGCTGAACTCCTCTACCGCCACCATTTACAGACATTCATTAGATAAAGAAATGGACGAAATAAAAGGAGAGATTGGTAGCGGCTTTTCCGTTAACGTGGCAAAAGCATGGGAAAAGCAGTTTTTTAGTTTTAAATTATCTAATACGCGTCAAGTTGCATTAAGAACCTCAATTGTTTTAGGAAATCAAGGAGGAGCATTTGTTCCTATAAAGCGTCTTACAAAAATTGGCTTAGGCGGAAAACAAGGACCTGGAAATCAGAAAGTGAGTTGGATACATGCACTAGATTTTGCTAGAAGTATTGAGTTTATAATAGAAAATGACAGGATTCAGGGAGTTATTAATGTTGTAGCTCCTAAACCCACCACCAATACCATGCTAATGCTAAAACTTCGGAAAAAGCTAAAAGTGCCCTTTGGAATTCCAATGAGTAAAGCATTGCTAACATTTGGAGCAAAAATTATAAATACTGAAACAGAACTAATTTTGAAAAGCCGAAATGTAATTCCGAAGAAATTACAAGTCGAAGGATTTACATTTCAATTTCCCAAACTAGACAATGCGCTTGACAACCTTCTAACATAA
- a CDS encoding GbsR/MarR family transcriptional regulator yields MEFNEAKEKFISTWGALGTLWGINKAMAQIHALLFVSPKPLSMEDIMEELEISRGNASMNLRGLMDWGLVFKVNVPGERKEFFMSEKDVTELSRQIAKERSRRELQPTIKVLKEISNIPDDGSAAAKEFIKQTKAMHDLADTADTMMHRIVNQEQNWITKTLVKFLK; encoded by the coding sequence ATGGAATTTAACGAAGCAAAAGAAAAGTTCATTAGCACATGGGGTGCCTTAGGGACACTATGGGGTATTAATAAAGCGATGGCGCAAATACATGCATTGCTATTTGTTTCACCCAAGCCATTGTCTATGGAAGACATTATGGAAGAACTTGAAATTTCTAGAGGAAATGCAAGCATGAACCTGCGAGGGCTTATGGATTGGGGACTTGTTTTTAAGGTAAATGTACCCGGAGAACGCAAAGAGTTTTTTATGAGCGAGAAAGACGTTACCGAGCTCTCTAGACAGATTGCCAAAGAACGGAGCCGACGTGAATTACAGCCAACTATAAAGGTTTTAAAAGAAATTTCTAATATTCCAGACGACGGAAGTGCTGCTGCTAAAGAATTTATAAAACAAACCAAAGCTATGCACGATTTAGCAGACACAGCAGACACCATGATGCATAGAATTGTGAATCAAGAACAAAACTGGATTACCAAAACACTAGTGAAGTTTTTAAAGTAA
- a CDS encoding class I SAM-dependent methyltransferase → MKTNTITQTLQQENKSASRRDITNFYDEATSDYRFWSKDLNMHFGYFIFGRTNPLRRDSMGNEMNRQIYNRLQLPEGSTIVADLGCGMGGTMRNFLKKNPKLSTIGVTLSPFQVQEGNKLLKGKKGLILEENYCDTSIASKSVDGVVGIESLCHSGHSKETLREAYRIVKPGGRFVIADAFLKKEASDLCVGSSFSYRKLCKGWSLDGLGVISKVKEHLKEIGFSNVTVEDISLRVAPSVFHVPFTIFGFLLQQIFQHKKVKPQSWNNLKASFYALLSGLHLNEFGYYIITAEK, encoded by the coding sequence ATGAAGACAAACACCATCACACAAACGCTGCAACAAGAAAACAAAAGTGCCTCACGTAGAGATATTACCAACTTTTATGATGAAGCAACAAGTGATTATCGTTTTTGGAGCAAAGATTTAAACATGCATTTCGGTTATTTTATTTTTGGTCGCACCAACCCGCTGAGACGTGATTCCATGGGAAATGAAATGAATCGTCAAATTTACAACCGTTTGCAACTCCCAGAAGGTAGTACAATAGTTGCCGATTTGGGGTGTGGTATGGGTGGAACGATGCGAAATTTCCTAAAAAAGAACCCTAAGCTATCTACCATTGGTGTAACACTTTCACCATTTCAAGTGCAAGAAGGTAACAAATTGCTAAAAGGTAAAAAAGGACTTATACTAGAAGAGAATTATTGCGACACCTCTATCGCAAGCAAATCTGTAGACGGCGTCGTGGGCATTGAGAGCCTTTGCCATAGTGGGCACAGCAAAGAAACACTACGGGAAGCATATAGAATAGTTAAGCCCGGCGGGCGATTTGTTATTGCAGATGCATTTTTAAAAAAGGAAGCTTCAGACTTATGCGTAGGCAGTAGTTTTAGTTATAGAAAACTATGTAAGGGTTGGAGCTTAGACGGGCTGGGAGTGATTTCAAAAGTAAAGGAACACTTAAAGGAAATAGGATTTAGTAATGTTACTGTAGAAGATATCTCGCTAAGGGTTGCTCCCTCGGTTTTTCATGTTCCCTTTACCATTTTTGGTTTTTTATTACAGCAAATATTTCAGCATAAAAAAGTAAAGCCACAGAGTTGGAATAATTTAAAAGCCTCGTTTTATGCATTGCTGTCAGGGCTGCATCTTAATGAATTTGGCTACTATATTATTACCGCAGAGAAATAA
- a CDS encoding M20/M25/M40 family metallo-hydrolase yields MKNLLVLFVIMLFAVNTSAQSGERFYATMNVVDAKALKKDIPNEITIVATKQNEAVVFMTADAAHKLHDRILVHGPGYIFKASKEDALQALERQGATNNRVVMPFTISEDAAVTQVLEAINTQNIEDHILELESYGTRYHTMAQATQAAQDLKTKWEAMATLYNRDDVTVRLYNHANTGMPSVILTIEGIEFPEEFVIVGGHLDSTSNQGNNNAPGADDDASGIATITEATRALFEIGFVPKRTIEVMAYAAEEIGLVGSAEIAQDYASNNVNVIAVGQFDMTNFNGSATDVSLISDFTNADLNEFFTELMDHYNASGEHQITYGSSLCNYGCSDHASWTAEGYMASFPFESSFGQHNDNIHTAGDTFSVSGTADHATKFAKLCAEFLIEVAKSNIVLTVNETANSKVFAAITNNDLVYDFSASGISFTSLEMYDAMGKKVLQQTITNSKGAVPVSKLASGVYVIQFANDANASVSKKVLKN; encoded by the coding sequence ATGAAAAATTTACTTGTTTTATTCGTCATTATGTTGTTTGCCGTTAACACTTCAGCCCAGTCTGGGGAGCGTTTTTATGCCACAATGAATGTGGTAGATGCAAAAGCACTAAAAAAAGATATCCCGAATGAAATAACCATCGTCGCTACCAAACAAAACGAGGCAGTGGTGTTTATGACTGCAGATGCAGCGCACAAGTTACACGATCGTATTCTGGTACATGGACCTGGATATATTTTTAAAGCTTCAAAAGAAGATGCACTACAGGCATTAGAGAGACAAGGTGCTACAAACAACCGTGTGGTAATGCCATTCACCATTTCCGAAGATGCCGCAGTAACTCAAGTTCTTGAAGCAATTAATACGCAAAATATTGAAGACCATATTTTAGAGTTAGAAAGCTACGGTACACGTTACCATACCATGGCTCAAGCAACACAAGCCGCTCAAGATTTAAAGACTAAATGGGAGGCTATGGCGACATTATATAATAGAGATGATGTAACTGTGCGTTTGTATAACCATGCAAATACAGGTATGCCATCGGTAATACTTACCATCGAAGGAATTGAGTTCCCTGAAGAATTTGTTATTGTAGGCGGACATTTAGATTCTACTTCTAATCAAGGAAATAATAATGCCCCTGGGGCAGACGATGATGCCTCAGGTATTGCTACAATTACCGAAGCTACACGAGCTTTGTTTGAAATAGGTTTTGTGCCAAAACGAACTATTGAAGTCATGGCGTATGCTGCCGAAGAAATTGGATTGGTTGGCTCTGCCGAAATCGCTCAAGATTATGCGTCAAATAATGTAAATGTTATTGCAGTGGGACAGTTTGATATGACAAACTTTAATGGTTCGGCCACTGATGTTTCTCTTATTTCAGATTTTACCAATGCCGATTTAAATGAATTTTTTACAGAATTAATGGATCACTATAACGCAAGTGGTGAACACCAAATTACATACGGGAGTTCTTTGTGTAACTATGGCTGCTCAGACCATGCAAGTTGGACAGCAGAGGGCTATATGGCTTCTTTTCCTTTTGAGTCTAGTTTTGGACAACATAACGACAACATTCACACTGCTGGCGATACATTTTCTGTGTCAGGTACGGCAGATCATGCAACTAAATTTGCTAAACTCTGTGCTGAGTTTTTAATCGAAGTGGCTAAGTCAAATATAGTCTTAACAGTAAATGAAACTGCTAACTCGAAGGTATTTGCTGCTATCACAAATAATGATTTGGTGTATGATTTTTCAGCCTCAGGAATCAGTTTTACTTCTCTTGAGATGTACGATGCAATGGGTAAAAAAGTGCTGCAGCAAACCATTACTAATTCTAAAGGAGCAGTTCCTGTTTCGAAATTGGCATCTGGTGTTTATGTAATACAATTTGCCAACGATGCAAATGCGTCAGTATCTAAAAAAGTGTTGAAAAACTAA
- a CDS encoding fatty acid desaturase, with the protein MTNTLNTQTGTIGFAPKKVIWIYVLFLSSLLIDFEALVLKDYVLNAVLMILTVGIGHSVGLHRGVIHKSYISTQLFRKVSIYLFVLTGMGSPLSWLKQHYFRDYWQNRNDCPTYFRYQHSLLTDYWWNLHLSYKPKEIGLYQIPKSDVNNTWLKHLNRYWLLHYVGFALLIFLAFGLNSMLFLICLRSSIIILGHWFIGYTSHKWGYARYTIKGADESGYNDVFLGFISFGEGFHNNHHSYPTSAKFSSRWYEIDFGWVLISICKKLGWITSVKTQENNLKATAIENTNCSWHISKT; encoded by the coding sequence ATGACGAACACATTAAATACTCAGACTGGAACTATTGGTTTTGCCCCAAAAAAAGTTATTTGGATATATGTGTTGTTTTTGTCATCACTTTTAATCGACTTTGAAGCTCTTGTACTTAAGGATTACGTTTTGAACGCCGTTCTAATGATTTTAACGGTAGGTATTGGGCATTCTGTTGGACTACATCGAGGGGTGATCCACAAGTCTTACATTTCAACTCAACTATTCAGAAAAGTTTCAATCTACTTGTTTGTACTTACTGGCATGGGGAGTCCGTTAAGCTGGCTTAAGCAGCATTATTTTAGGGATTATTGGCAAAACAGAAATGATTGCCCTACTTATTTTCGTTATCAGCATTCATTACTAACAGATTACTGGTGGAATCTTCATCTATCATATAAACCAAAGGAAATAGGATTATACCAAATTCCGAAATCTGATGTAAATAATACATGGCTCAAGCATTTAAACAGATATTGGTTACTACATTATGTTGGCTTTGCACTTTTAATATTTTTAGCATTTGGTTTAAACAGTATGTTATTTCTAATTTGTTTACGATCTAGCATAATTATTTTAGGGCATTGGTTTATCGGCTATACTTCTCACAAATGGGGTTACGCTCGGTACACGATAAAAGGTGCAGATGAAAGTGGTTATAACGATGTGTTTTTAGGCTTTATCTCCTTTGGCGAAGGGTTTCACAATAACCATCACTCCTACCCTACTTCAGCTAAATTCTCATCAAGATGGTACGAAATAGACTTTGGCTGGGTTCTTATTTCAATATGTAAAAAGCTAGGATGGATTACATCGGTTAAAACGCAGGAAAATAATCTAAAAGCAACCGCGATTGAAAACACAAATTGCAGTTGGCATATTTCAAAAACTTGA
- the gcvP gene encoding aminomethyl-transferring glycine dehydrogenase: MNTDSFALRHIGPRKSDLAAMLKTVGVESMQQLINETIPDDIRLKEDIALDAAMSEQEYLEHITELSSKNQVFKTYIGLGYHQAITPPVIQRNILENPGWYTAYTPYQAEIAQGRLEALLNFQTMVTDLTGMELANASLLDESTAAAEAMALLFAVRERDQKKNGANKFFVSEELLPQTLSLLQTRSTPIGVEIVIGDHETFDFSSEFFGAILQYPGKSGRVYDYKSFVSTAKENNIKVAVAADILSLVKLEAPGHFGVDVVVGTTQRFGIPLGYGGPHAAYFATKEAYKRNIPGRIIGVTKDTNGNRALRMALQTREQHIKRDKATSNICTAQVLLAVMAGMYGVYHGPNGLTYIANKVHNTAATLADALEKLGYHQANDTYFDTIAIKTDVSKIEFRAIAEGVNFYYPDEETVSISINETTTLNDVNKIIGIFAEAASIERFYISELITGNTIPPLVARKTTFLENEVFNSYHSETELMRYIKKLERKDLALNHSMISLGSCTMKLNAAAEMLPLSDPMWGNMHPFVPTEQAGGYQFMLKKLEEQLTEITGFAGTSLQPNSGAQGEYAGLMVIRAYHESRGDGHRNICLIPSSAHGTNPASAVMAGMKVVVTKATEEGNIDVDDLRAKAEEHKDNLAALMVTYPSTHGVYESAIKEITSLIHENGGQVYMDGANMNAQVALTNPGAIGADVCHLNLHKTFAIPHGGGGPGVGPICVAEQLVPFLPSNPVIETGGDTAITAISAAPWGSALACLISYAYICMLGENGLKKSTEYAILNANYIKERLVGTFDVLYTGEKGRAAHEMIVDCRPFKEHGIEVVDIAKRLMDYGFHAPTVSFPVAGTMMIEPTESESKQELDRFCDAMISIRKEIDATEKDEPNNVLKNAPHTQAMLTNDIWEFPYSRQKAAFPLDYINDNKFWPSVRRVDDAYGDRNLICTCAPIEEFMEA; this comes from the coding sequence ATGAATACAGATTCTTTTGCTTTAAGACATATTGGCCCGCGTAAAAGCGACCTTGCCGCCATGCTAAAAACCGTAGGAGTTGAGAGCATGCAACAACTTATAAATGAAACTATTCCCGATGATATTCGCTTAAAAGAGGATATTGCGTTAGATGCCGCTATGAGTGAACAGGAGTACTTAGAACACATTACTGAGTTGTCCTCAAAAAATCAAGTGTTTAAAACCTATATTGGTCTTGGATACCACCAAGCTATTACACCTCCTGTAATTCAAAGGAATATTCTAGAAAATCCAGGATGGTATACAGCATATACTCCATATCAAGCCGAAATTGCACAAGGCCGCCTCGAAGCCCTACTCAATTTCCAAACCATGGTAACAGATTTAACTGGAATGGAATTAGCCAATGCTTCACTTTTAGATGAAAGTACCGCTGCCGCAGAAGCGATGGCGCTTCTGTTTGCTGTACGAGAACGCGATCAAAAAAAGAATGGAGCCAATAAGTTTTTTGTTTCTGAAGAACTTTTACCTCAAACCTTATCCTTACTACAAACACGCTCTACTCCAATTGGAGTTGAAATTGTGATTGGAGATCATGAAACATTCGATTTCTCGTCAGAGTTTTTTGGAGCTATTCTACAATATCCAGGAAAAAGTGGAAGAGTATACGATTACAAATCGTTTGTTTCTACAGCAAAAGAAAATAATATTAAGGTAGCCGTTGCTGCCGACATTTTAAGTCTCGTAAAGTTAGAGGCTCCAGGGCATTTTGGAGTAGACGTAGTCGTTGGAACCACCCAACGCTTTGGAATCCCGCTAGGTTATGGTGGTCCGCACGCGGCTTATTTTGCTACCAAAGAAGCTTATAAGAGAAATATCCCTGGACGTATTATTGGAGTCACCAAAGATACAAATGGCAACCGTGCACTTCGTATGGCACTGCAAACACGCGAACAACACATAAAACGTGACAAAGCAACCTCAAATATTTGTACAGCTCAGGTTTTACTAGCAGTGATGGCAGGAATGTACGGTGTATATCACGGTCCTAACGGACTTACATACATTGCGAATAAAGTTCATAATACAGCTGCTACGCTGGCCGATGCTCTTGAAAAATTAGGATATCATCAAGCCAACGACACCTATTTCGATACCATTGCAATTAAAACAGATGTTTCTAAAATTGAGTTTCGTGCCATCGCAGAAGGGGTTAACTTTTATTATCCAGATGAAGAAACGGTTTCAATTTCTATAAACGAAACAACCACCCTTAACGATGTCAATAAAATTATAGGCATTTTCGCGGAAGCGGCGAGTATTGAACGATTTTATATATCAGAATTAATTACAGGTAATACCATCCCTCCTCTGGTTGCAAGAAAAACTACATTTCTTGAAAATGAAGTGTTTAACAGCTACCATAGTGAAACCGAGTTAATGCGCTACATTAAAAAACTGGAGCGTAAAGATTTGGCCTTAAACCATTCAATGATTTCGTTAGGTTCATGTACAATGAAACTGAACGCAGCTGCCGAAATGTTACCTCTTAGTGACCCAATGTGGGGTAATATGCATCCCTTTGTCCCAACAGAGCAAGCAGGAGGTTACCAGTTTATGCTGAAAAAATTAGAAGAACAGCTGACGGAAATTACGGGATTTGCCGGAACTTCGCTTCAGCCCAACTCTGGTGCCCAGGGGGAATATGCCGGACTTATGGTAATTAGAGCATATCATGAGTCGCGTGGAGACGGACATAGAAATATTTGTTTAATTCCTTCATCGGCACATGGAACGAATCCTGCAAGTGCAGTTATGGCGGGAATGAAAGTAGTCGTTACAAAAGCGACTGAAGAAGGCAATATTGATGTTGACGACCTTCGTGCCAAGGCAGAAGAACATAAAGACAATTTAGCCGCTTTAATGGTTACTTACCCATCTACCCACGGCGTGTACGAATCTGCCATAAAAGAAATTACAAGCCTTATACATGAAAACGGTGGACAAGTATACATGGATGGAGCCAACATGAATGCGCAGGTTGCACTTACTAATCCCGGTGCAATTGGCGCAGATGTTTGTCATCTAAACCTTCATAAAACGTTTGCGATTCCGCATGGCGGTGGTGGCCCTGGTGTTGGCCCCATCTGTGTTGCAGAACAACTAGTTCCTTTTTTACCCTCTAACCCGGTAATAGAAACTGGAGGAGACACCGCAATAACTGCTATTTCTGCAGCTCCTTGGGGAAGCGCTTTAGCATGTTTAATAAGTTATGCCTATATCTGCATGCTTGGAGAAAACGGATTAAAAAAGTCTACCGAATACGCTATTCTAAATGCAAACTATATTAAAGAAAGACTTGTTGGTACTTTTGATGTACTCTACACAGGTGAAAAAGGACGTGCTGCACATGAAATGATTGTAGATTGTCGCCCTTTTAAAGAGCACGGCATTGAAGTAGTAGATATTGCAAAACGATTAATGGACTATGGTTTTCATGCGCCTACCGTATCATTTCCGGTTGCTGGCACCATGATGATTGAACCTACTGAAAGTGAAAGCAAACAAGAATTAGATCGTTTTTGTGACGCTATGATTTCTATACGAAAGGAAATTGATGCTACTGAAAAAGACGAACCAAATAATGTTTTAAAAAATGCACCTCATACGCAGGCTATGCTTACCAACGATATTTGGGAGTTCCCTTATTCTAGACAGAAAGCTGCATTTCCACTAGATTATATTAACGACAATAAATTTTGGCCAAGTGTTAGAAGGGTAGACGATGCCTACGGAGATCGAAATTTAATTTGCACCTGCGCCCCAATTGAAGAATTTATGGAAGCATAA
- a CDS encoding sigma-70 family RNA polymerase sigma factor translates to MQETKLDPSKWVDAYSDYLYNYTIVKVNDHEVAQDLISETFLAGLKSAANFKGEASERTWLISILKRKIIDHYRKKNSKKGKAEVHINYTDEDAEGAWLEERVSDPFDRTAEDTLENEELGMAIMKCLDTLNDKQATIFKMKTIDNFDTEAVCNEFGITPSNLWVIIHRARTAMAACLEKSWLN, encoded by the coding sequence ATGCAAGAAACAAAATTAGACCCTTCGAAATGGGTTGATGCCTATTCAGACTACCTTTACAATTACACCATTGTAAAGGTAAACGACCATGAAGTGGCTCAAGATCTTATTTCGGAAACATTTTTGGCAGGTCTAAAATCGGCAGCAAATTTTAAAGGAGAAGCTTCTGAACGCACATGGTTGATTTCTATACTGAAACGTAAAATCATTGATCATTATCGCAAGAAGAATTCTAAGAAAGGAAAAGCAGAAGTACACATTAACTACACCGATGAAGATGCAGAAGGTGCATGGTTAGAAGAACGAGTAAGTGATCCTTTTGATCGTACCGCCGAAGACACCCTAGAAAATGAAGAACTAGGGATGGCAATAATGAAATGTTTAGACACTTTAAACGACAAACAGGCGACCATCTTTAAGATGAAAACCATAGATAATTTTGACACAGAGGCAGTTTGTAATGAATTTGGCATTACACCGTCTAACCTCTGGGTTATCATTCATCGAGCGCGCACAGCAATGGCCGCATGTCTCGAAAAAAGTTGGCTTAATTAA
- a CDS encoding UbiA prenyltransferase family protein, protein MQWLRQQFRFYIHASIHVAFAVVSLVGVTVLEFDLNVPIALWFFVFFGTISGYNFVKYAKIAGLHHRSLAQSLRAIQVFSAISMAGVFLSMFFLTTTTLIVAFGFGLLTLFYAVPLFRSKNLRNIIGLKIFVVALVWAGVTVAVPIVEEGMTISGDFWITLSQRTLIVLALILPFEIRDLQFDRVGLKTVPQRYGVMKTKGLGISLLTLVVLLEGLKNMPSVWSLYALLCTMILIGLAIGYARKKQSEYFASFWVESIPIIWVSLLFLFRHFFS, encoded by the coding sequence GTGCAGTGGCTTCGTCAACAATTTCGATTTTATATTCATGCCAGTATTCATGTAGCTTTTGCTGTGGTTTCGCTTGTAGGTGTGACTGTGCTAGAATTCGATTTAAACGTGCCAATTGCCTTGTGGTTTTTTGTTTTCTTCGGAACTATCTCGGGCTATAATTTCGTAAAATATGCTAAAATTGCGGGATTACATCATAGAAGTCTTGCGCAAAGCTTACGTGCCATACAGGTCTTTTCAGCAATTAGTATGGCTGGAGTCTTTCTTTCGATGTTCTTTTTAACTACTACAACTCTTATAGTTGCTTTCGGATTTGGCCTTTTAACCCTTTTTTATGCAGTGCCATTATTTAGGAGTAAAAATCTAAGAAACATAATAGGTCTCAAAATATTTGTAGTGGCACTAGTTTGGGCTGGGGTTACAGTGGCAGTTCCAATTGTAGAAGAAGGGATGACAATTTCTGGCGATTTTTGGATTACTTTATCACAAAGAACACTAATCGTGCTAGCACTTATTTTGCCCTTTGAGATACGTGATTTACAATTTGACAGGGTAGGATTGAAAACCGTTCCTCAGCGGTACGGGGTCATGAAAACAAAAGGATTGGGAATAAGTTTGCTTACGTTGGTTGTGTTGCTAGAAGGGTTAAAAAACATGCCAAGCGTATGGTCATTATATGCATTGTTATGTACAATGATTTTAATTGGCTTGGCGATTGGATATGCCCGAAAAAAACAATCGGAATACTTTGCATCTTTTTGGGTAGAAAGTATTCCGATTATTTGGGTAAGTCTATTATTTTTATTTCGCCATTTCTTTTCGTAG